In a genomic window of Buteo buteo chromosome 29, bButBut1.hap1.1, whole genome shotgun sequence:
- the LOC142045643 gene encoding glucagon receptor-like, translated as MRDALRSGYRQSLVHLAWMCLFSSVPNGGAKVLEKTFEEWMRYRDECLRRMASEPYPAGLFCNRTFDMYACWPDGNPGTAVNVSCPFYLPWFEKVKHGLVSRRCGADGQWVTVNGSQPWRDYSQCEEEMESTAEEEGAHQLMVSFKVLYTVGYSLSLLTLVSALLVLTVFRKLRCTRNYIHANLFASFGLRATSVMVKDALLEKRWGMEVVQVADWEALLSHEAALGCRAAQVLMQYCILANHYWFLVEAVYLYKLLIGAVFSEKNYYRLYLYLGWGTPVVFVVPWMAAKYLKENVECWALNENMAYWWIIRIPILLASLINLLIFMRILKVILAKLRANQKGYADYKLRLAKATLTLIPLFGIHEVVFIFATDEQTTGILRYIKVFFTLFLNSFQGFLVAVLYCFANKEVKSEMKKKWQLWKLDHPALCCTR; from the exons ATGAGGGACGCGCTCCGGTCTGGGTACCGGCAGAGCCTTGTCCATCTTGCCTGGATGTGCCTGTTCTCCTCTGTGCCG AATGGCGGGGCCAAGGTGCTGGAGAAGACCTTCGAGGAGTGGATGCGGTACCGTGATGAGTGCTTGAGGAGGATGGCGAGCGAGCCCTACCCGGCAG GGCTCTTCTGCAACCGGACATTTGACATGTATGCCTGCTGGCCCGACGGGAACCCCGGCACCGCCGTTAATGTCTCCTGCCCCTTCTATCTGCCCTGGTTTGAGAAAG TGAAACACGGGCTGGTGAGCCGCAGGTGCGGCGCCGATGGGCAGTGGGTGACGGTGAACGGCAGCCAGCCCTGGCGGGACTACTCGCAGTGTGAGGAGGAGATGGAGTCCACCGCCGAGGAG GAGGGTGCCCACCAGCTGATGGTGAGCTTCAAGGTGCTCTACACCGTGGGGTACTCGCTGTCGCTCCTGACCCTCGTCTCTGCCCTGCTCGTCCTCACTGTCTTCAG GAAGCTCCGCTGTACCAGGAATTACATCCACGCCAACCTCTTTGCCTCCTTCGGGCTGCGGGCGACCTCGGTGATGGTGAAGGACGCGCTGCTGGAGAAGCGCTGGGGCATGGAGGTGGTGCAGGTGGCCGACTGGGAGGCTCTGCTGAGCCACGAG GCGGCGCTGGGCTGCCGGGCGGCGCAGGTGCtgatgcagtactgcatcctGGCCAACCACTACTGGTTCTTGGTGGAAGCCGTCTACCTCTACAAGCTGCTGATCGGGGCCGTCTTCTCCGAGAAGAATTACTACAGGCTCTACCTCTACCTGGGATGGG GGACCCCCGTGGTGTTCGTGGTGCCCTGGATGGCCGCCAAGTACCTGAAGGAGAATGTGGA GTGCTGGGCGCTGAATGAGAACATGGCTTACTGGTGGATTATCCGCATCCCCATCCTCCTCGCCTCCCTG ATCAACCTGCTGATCTTCATGCGGATCCTCAAGGTGATCCTGGCCAAACTCCGTGCTAACCAGAAGGGTTATGCGGATTACAAGCTGCG GCTGGCCAAAGCCACGCTCACCCTCATCCCCCTCTTCGGGATCCACGAGGTCGTCTTCATCTTCGCCACTGACGAGCAAACCACAGGCATCCTGCGTTACATCAAGGTGTTCTTCACCCTCTTCCTCAACTCCTTCCAG GGCTTCCTGGTGGCCGTGCTGTACTGCTTCGCCAATAAAGAG GTGAAGTCAGAGATGAAGAAGAAGTGGCAGCTCTGGAAGCTCGACCACCCGGCGCTCTGCTGCACCCGGTGA